From one Mesoplodon densirostris isolate mMesDen1 chromosome 19, mMesDen1 primary haplotype, whole genome shotgun sequence genomic stretch:
- the HAMP gene encoding hepcidin has translation MALNTQIRAICLLLLLVSLTSGFILPPQTRQLADVQTQDTAGAAAGLTPVFQRLRRDTHFPICTFCCGCCGKATCGLCCRT, from the exons ATGGCACTGAACACGCAGATCCGGGCCATCTGCCTCCTGCTTCTCCTGGTCAGCCTGACCAGTGGCTTCATTCTCCCACCCCAG ACGAGACAGCTCGCAGACGTCCAGACCCAGGACACAGCAGGAGCCGCAGCTGGCTTGACG CCCGTGTTCCAGAGGCTGAGACGAGACACCCACTTCCCCATCTGCACATTCTGCTGTGGCTGCTGTGGTAAAGCAACGTGTGGGTTGTGCTGCAGAACATAG